A part of Bacillus paramycoides genomic DNA contains:
- a CDS encoding lanthionine synthetase LanC family protein, with protein MDFQEALILPEDVELTPVKELPADIRAKVQGSEDSYVISRPRSRTQSTIVDPEGAALLKEFRSSMTIYDAVTRYSKLKKKDPNKIMELAFPLLMNFKNWNILVPSNSEQAKPIQPSFPEGYQFNELELDKCIQLVEDSEIYQAKDKEGNLLALKIMRPCHNNKINQVYERETTILKHLDGTFTPKYITGGVTENRSYIVMELCSGEHVSRVAKRFRELPIKESRNKLLELCKKIVSAYVHLHTNNVIHGDVHQGNLLFEEEGSLKVIDFGLGRLEGTDKDFYQPFCGGHLFYSSPEYTRHEQITPSERKATFASEQYSLAAMLYFLIIGEHYQKFSYDRNELFRQIREGSMLSFTEYGQEPWPEMEEILQKALHKEPAGRFPSMAHLAKQLNQVRVDTESFIPIEKDTIKKNEYIDFNHARKFLDNILKRIDTPSESLFAVTAGMPLPLCSTHSGMNGIAYALYRIASIQGDAHLLALSDRWLHKTIASMGQSNAFYTNTNQLTPEVLGRVSPFHTPSGIYMVQALISHAMGDFVTQQSALDKFVMTSSVPCDNLDLTLGKASTLLACSILMDITHDNKLLNNSSLLALGDTILQSLWEKLNRYPTIRDCPEMKYLGIAHGWAGVMYATMRWCQSTCKPIPNFIPVRLRELAELGEPAGRGLRWKSILSDQEIPYNYMSGWCNGTAGMVHLWTLAHQMLKEKTYLDLAEKSAWNVWEEPAEIIGLCCGHAGQAYSLLNLYKHTGEEIWLQRAQELMLKGVHTATSDPQELPNSLFRGEIGLAVLIADLAKPESACMPLFEVEGWRDQS; from the coding sequence ATGGATTTTCAAGAGGCTTTAATATTACCTGAGGATGTGGAACTCACACCTGTAAAAGAGCTTCCTGCCGATATAAGAGCTAAAGTGCAGGGTAGTGAGGACTCTTATGTAATATCCCGTCCACGCTCTCGAACTCAGTCAACAATCGTTGACCCGGAAGGCGCTGCACTGCTCAAAGAGTTCCGAAGTTCAATGACTATTTACGATGCGGTTACCCGCTACAGCAAATTGAAAAAAAAAGATCCCAATAAAATTATGGAGCTGGCCTTTCCCTTGCTTATGAACTTTAAGAATTGGAACATTCTCGTACCGTCTAATTCGGAGCAGGCCAAACCAATACAACCATCGTTTCCTGAGGGATACCAGTTTAACGAACTCGAGTTAGATAAGTGCATTCAACTGGTGGAAGACAGTGAAATTTATCAAGCGAAAGATAAAGAGGGCAATCTGCTGGCACTTAAAATTATGCGTCCTTGTCATAACAATAAAATTAATCAAGTGTATGAGCGGGAAACGACTATCCTAAAACATCTGGATGGTACGTTTACTCCAAAATATATTACCGGTGGGGTCACTGAGAATCGCAGCTATATTGTAATGGAATTATGCTCAGGTGAGCATGTATCCAGAGTAGCAAAACGATTTCGCGAACTTCCTATAAAAGAAAGTCGTAATAAACTTCTGGAGCTTTGCAAAAAAATTGTATCAGCGTATGTTCATCTACATACAAATAATGTTATTCACGGAGATGTCCATCAAGGAAATCTTCTGTTCGAGGAAGAAGGTTCCCTAAAAGTAATCGATTTTGGTCTGGGTAGACTTGAAGGTACAGATAAAGATTTTTATCAACCATTCTGCGGAGGACATTTATTTTATTCTTCACCCGAGTATACAAGGCATGAACAGATAACACCTAGCGAACGGAAAGCAACATTTGCTTCGGAACAATATTCACTAGCAGCCATGCTGTACTTCCTCATCATCGGTGAACATTATCAAAAATTTTCGTATGATCGTAACGAATTGTTCCGACAAATACGTGAGGGAAGTATGTTATCCTTTACCGAATACGGGCAAGAACCTTGGCCGGAAATGGAAGAAATTTTACAAAAAGCCTTACATAAAGAGCCTGCTGGGCGTTTCCCTTCTATGGCTCATTTAGCTAAACAATTAAACCAAGTAAGGGTAGATACGGAGTCTTTTATACCAATAGAAAAAGATACTATTAAAAAAAACGAATATATAGATTTTAATCATGCTCGCAAATTTTTAGATAATATTCTTAAAAGAATCGATACTCCATCGGAAAGCTTGTTCGCTGTCACAGCTGGAATGCCACTACCATTATGCTCTACACACAGTGGGATGAATGGGATTGCCTATGCACTATATCGTATTGCAAGTATCCAGGGTGATGCCCATTTACTGGCATTGTCAGATCGTTGGCTTCACAAAACGATTGCTAGTATGGGACAGTCTAACGCCTTTTATACTAATACGAATCAGCTCACCCCTGAGGTATTAGGTCGCGTTTCTCCGTTCCATACTCCAAGTGGGATTTATATGGTGCAAGCACTCATCAGTCATGCTATGGGGGATTTTGTAACACAGCAGTCCGCTCTTGACAAATTTGTAATGACATCTTCTGTTCCTTGCGATAATTTGGATCTCACACTTGGAAAAGCAAGCACGCTTCTTGCTTGCTCGATTTTAATGGATATAACGCATGACAATAAATTATTAAACAACAGTTCTTTGCTTGCACTAGGTGATACAATTTTGCAAAGCTTATGGGAAAAATTAAATCGTTACCCTACGATTCGGGACTGTCCAGAAATGAAATATTTAGGTATCGCACACGGATGGGCTGGTGTAATGTATGCCACCATGCGCTGGTGTCAGTCAACATGCAAACCTATTCCTAATTTTATCCCGGTTCGTCTACGTGAATTAGCAGAACTGGGGGAACCTGCAGGCCGCGGGTTACGCTGGAAAAGCATTTTGTCGGATCAAGAAATTCCTTACAATTATATGTCAGGATGGTGTAATGGAACCGCTGGAATGGTTCATTTGTGGACTCTCGCTCACCAAATGCTCAAAGAGAAAACGTACCTCGATCTGGCAGAAAAGTCGGCTTGGAACGTATGGGAAGAGCCTGCTGAGATTATTGGACTTTGTTGTGGACACGCTGGTCAAGCTTACTCTCTACTTAATTTATATAAGCACACTGGTGAAGAGATTTGGCTTCAGCGAGCCCAAGAATTGATGTTAAAAGGAGTTCACACAGCTACTTCAGATCCACAAGAATTGCCCAATAGCCTATTTAGAGGTGAAATTGGTTTAGCCGTATTAATCGCTGATCTCGCAAAACCAGAATCAGCTTGTATGCCTTTATTTGAAGTAGAGGGATGGAGAGACCAAAGCTGA